A single Populus nigra chromosome 13, ddPopNigr1.1, whole genome shotgun sequence DNA region contains:
- the LOC133671279 gene encoding chaperone protein ClpB3, chloroplastic-like, with protein sequence MATTATAASFTGVSLCPSSSSPLSHSASIRNALLPQKSLISFAGRRTSVKSLELKRNGARFQRTGRPTSFVVRCDASNGRITQQEFTDMAWQGIVSSPDVAKENKHQIVETEHLMKVLLEQKNGLARRIFSKVGVDNTRLLEATDKFIQRQPKVLSDSAGSMLGRDLEALIQRAREYKKEYGDSFVSVEHLVLAFTQDQRFGKQLFKDFQISLQTLKPAIESIRGRQSVIDQDPEGKYEALEKYGKDLTAMAKAGKLDPVIGRDDEIRRCIQILSRRTKNNPVLIGEPGVGKTAISEGLAQRIVEGDVPQALMNRKLISLDMGALIAGAKYRGEFEDRLKAVLREVTDSDGQIILFIDEIHTVVGAGATNGAMDAGNLLKPMLGRGELRCIGATTLDEYRKYIEKDPALERRFQQVFVDQPTVADTVSILRGLRERYELHHGVRISDSALVEAAILSDRYISGRFLPDKAIDLVDEAAAKLKMEITSKPTALDGINRSVLKLEMERLSLKNDTDKASKDRLSRLDAELSLLKKKQAELTEQWEHEKSVMTRIQSIKEEIDRVNLEIQQAEREYDLNRAAELKYGSLNSLQRQLGSAEKELDEYMKSGKSMLREEVTGDDIAEIVSKWTGIPVSKLKQSEKEKLLHLEEELHKRVVGQDPAVKAVAEAIQRSRAGLSDPRRPIASFMFMGPTGVGKTELAKALASYMFNTEEALVRIDMSEYMEKHAVSRLIGAPPGYVGYEEGGQLTETVRRRPYAVILFDEIEKAHSDVFNIFLQILDDGRVTDSQGRTVSFTNTVIIMTSNVGSQYILDTDDDLPKEEAYETIKRRVMDAARSVFRPEFMNRVDEYIVFQPLDRDQINSIVRLQLERVQQRLADRKIRVLVTDAAGDLLGTLGYDPNYGARPVKRVIQQYVENELAKGILRGEFKDEDSVLIDTEVTAFANGQLPQQKLVFKRLQTSEEKAAAENRVFSRTV encoded by the exons ATGGCAACCACCGCTACAGCGGCGTCGTTTACCGGAGTGAGTCTGTGTCCTTCCTCATCATCTCCCCTTTCACATTCAGCTTCCATTAGGAATGCTTTGTTGCCTCAAAAGTCTCTTATTAGTTTCGCTGGAAGGCGGACTTCTGTGAAGTCGCTTGAGTTGAAGAGAAATGGTGCCCGTTTTCAGAGGACTGGTAGACCCACTTCCTTTGTTGTTAGATGTGATGCTTCTAATGGAAGG ATTACGCAGCAAGAATTTACAGACATGGCATGGCAAGGAATTGTATCTTCCCCAGATGTGGCGAAAGAGAACAAACATCAGATAGTGGAGACCGAGCATTTGATGAAAGTCCTCTTGGAGCAAAAGAATGGCCTTGCTCGCCGTATCTTTTCCAAGGTTGGGGTTGATAATACTCGTCTTCTTGAAGCCACCGATAAATTTATCCAACGCCAGCCCAAG GTTCTAAGCGATTCTGCTGGTTCAATGTTGGGACGTGACTTGGAGGCCCTGATCCAACGAGCCAGAGAATACAAGAAAGAGTATGGGGATTCATTTGTTTCTGTTGAGCATTTGGTTCTTGCATTCACTCAAGATCAACGATTTGGGAAGcaattatttaaagattttcAAATATCTCTACAAACTCTGAAACCTGCAATAGAATCCATAAGGGGACGCCAATCAGTTATAGACCAAG ATCCTGAAGGAAAGTATGAAGCGCTGGAGAAGTATGGAAAGGATTTGACAGCCATGGCAAAAGCAGGAAAGCTTGACCCAGTTATTGGCAGGGATGATGAAATCCGTAGATGCATCCAGATTCTCTCCAGGAGAACAAAAAACAATCCTGTGCTAATTGGTGAACCAGGTGTGGGGAAAACTGCAATTTCTGAAGG GCTTGCCCAGAGAATTGTGGAAGGGGATGTACCTCAAGCTTTGATGAACCGCAAG CTAATATCCCTTGACATGGGTGCACTCATTGCTGGGGCAAAATATCGAGGGGAATTTGAGGATAGATTGAAGGCTGTACTTAGGGAAGTCACGGATTCAGATGGTCAGATTATCCTTTTCATTGATGAGATTCACACAGTGGTTGGTGCTG GTGCCACAAATGGAGCGATGGATGCGGGCAATCTCTTGAAGCCTATGCTTGGCAGAGGAGAGTTGCGCTGCATTGGTGCAACAACACTGGATGAGTATCGTAAGTATATCGAGAAAGATCCTGCATTGGAACGTCGTTTCCAGCAAGTTTTTGTTGATCAACCTACAGTAGCGGATACAGTATCTATACTCCGGGGACTGCGTGAAAGATATGAGCTGCATCATGGAGTCCGAATTTCTGACAGTGCACTTGTGGAAGCAGCGATTCTGTCTGATCGTTACATCAGTGGAAGATTTTTACCTGACAAAG CTATTGATCTAGTTGATGAAGCAGCTGCAAAATTGAAAATGGAAATTACTTCAAAGCCTACTGCCCTTGATGGAATCAACCGTTCAGTATTAAAGCTGGAGATGGAGAGGTTATCTCTTAAAAATGATACGGATAAAGCTTCAAAAGATAGGCTGAGCCGCCTTGATGCTGAGTTGTCCctgttaaaaaagaaacaagctgAGCTGACAGAGCAATGGGAGCACGAGAAGTCTGTCATGACACGCATTCAGTCAATTAAGGAAGAG ATTGACAGGGTCAATCTTGAGATTCAGCAGGCTGAGCGAGAGTATGATTTAAATCGTGCTGCTGAATTGAAGTACGGGAGCCTGAATTCTTTGCAACGCCAACTTGGAAGTGCTGAAAAGGAGTTGGATGAGTACATGAAGTCAGGAAAATCCATGCTGAGAGAAGAAGTTACAGGTGATGACATTGCTGAAATTGTTAGCAAGTGGACTGGCATCCCTGTTTCCAAGCTTAAACAATCTGAGAAGGAGAAGCTATTGCATTTGGAAGAAGAGCTGCATAAACGTGTTGTGGGTCAAGACCCTGCAGTGAAAGCAGTAGCTGAGGCCATTCAGCGATCTCGTGCTGGTCTCTCTGATCCTCGCCGTCCAATTGCTAGTTTCATGTTCATGGGTCCCACTGGTGTTGGAAAAACAGAGCTAGCTAAAGCCCTAGCTTCCTATATGTTCAATACTGAAGAAGCCCTTGTACGAATTGATATGAGCGAATACATGGAAAAGCATGCAGTTTCACGATTAATAGGCGCCCCGCCTGGTTATGTAGGGTATGAGGAAGGGGGCCAGTTGACAGAGACAGTTCGTAGGAGGCCATATGCAGTTATTCTCTTTGATGAGATAGAAAAGGCTCATTCTGATGTATTTAATATCTTCCTTCAGATTTTGGATGATGGTAGGGTGACTGATTCACAAGGTCGCACAGTCAGTTTCACAAACACTGTCATCATTATGACTTCAAATGTGGGTTCACAATATATACTTGACACTGATGATGACTTGCCAAAGGAGGAAGCTTATGAAACAATTAAGAGGAGGGTAATGGATGCTGCTAGATCAGTCTTCCGACCTGAGTTCATGAACAGGGTTGATGAGTACATAGTTTTCCAGCCTCTGGATCGTGATCAAATAAACAGCATTGTCAGGTTACAG CTTGAACGTGTCCAGCAAAGGCTTGCAGACCGGAAGATAAGAGTATTGGTTACCGATGCAGCTGGAGACCTTCTTGGGACTCTTGGATACGATCCCAACTATGGTGCTAGGCCAGTCAAAAGGGTGATTCAGCAGTATGTTGAAAACGAACTTGCCAAGGGTATCTTGAGAGGGGAATTCAAGGATGAGGATTCTGTCTTAATAGACACCGAGGTTACAGCATTTGCTAATGGGCAGCTCCCCCAGCAAAAGCTAGTTTTCAAGCGTCTTCAAACTAGTGAAGAAAAAGCAGCTGCAGAAAATCGAGTTTTCTCACGAACTGTCTGA